A stretch of Thermovenabulum gondwanense DNA encodes these proteins:
- the thyX gene encoding FAD-dependent thymidylate synthase, which yields MQAGLKFEMENEKLLFRKDNAIEFCLFIYEGMDFSYNLFSKEKLFQIISSIKGFYEKLLFILEEYIKRKYYSTLPEDIKKDIKAIFIYLDGLKGAKEAYLKLVNSGVDKEDARYILPMGTMTNIVMTMNARSLYNFFALRCCNRAQSEIRELANLMLKEVKKIAPTLFEKAGAPCESLGYCPEGDLSCGRFPGMNP from the coding sequence ATGCAGGCGGGTTTAAAATTTGAGATGGAAAACGAAAAGCTTTTATTCCGCAAAGATAACGCCATAGAATTTTGCCTCTTTATTTATGAAGGGATGGATTTTTCTTATAATTTATTTTCCAAGGAAAAATTATTTCAAATTATTAGCAGTATAAAGGGTTTTTACGAGAAACTCTTATTTATTCTGGAAGAATATATAAAAAGAAAATATTATTCTACCCTCCCCGAGGATATTAAAAAAGATATAAAGGCAATTTTTATTTATTTGGACGGCTTGAAGGGAGCAAAAGAAGCCTATTTAAAGCTTGTAAATTCAGGAGTGGATAAAGAAGACGCCAGGTATATCCTGCCCATGGGAACGATGACCAATATAGTTATGACGATGAATGCCAGGAGCCTTTATAATTTCTTTGCATTGAGATGCTGTAACAGGGCTCAATCGGAAATAAGGGAACTTGCAAATCTAATGCTAAAAGAGGTAAAAAAAATCGCTCCCACCCTCTTTGAGAAGGCAGGAGCTCCCTGTGAATCTCTTGGTTATTGCCCCGAAGGGGATCTTAGCTGTGGTCGTTTTCCCGGGATGAACCCTTAA